A window of Deinococcus sedimenti genomic DNA:
GGTGGCGGTAGGGCTTCCGGTCAGTCACAGCTCGGCAGCCTACCAGCGTTAAGTTGCCAGAACCGGAAAGCCACATTGAAAGGGGTAGAGTACCGCAGCATCTTCAAATTCGGGTTGATGAGCTTCAATGCCGCAGCAAAAACGTGCGCGGTCATTCTGGCTACACCTGGAGATTCCCCCAATCAACTCAAGGTCATCGGCGGCGAACTGCATATTCCACTAGCTTACTCAGAGGGAACGGCAATCTGGAATCCAGAGCAGCAGACCCTGCGCTGGAAATGATCTGTCTCTGATATAGCCTGCAGCGTCACTCCACCTTGGGTGACGTCAAGCACCAGTCAGTGCGCACAATCTGGGCAGAGCGACGTTGACCCTTCTTGGGTAGACCGCTCTTCCACTCAGTTTTGGGACATCAGGCTAGACGGCGTGACCGGGAAGTCTCCGGGGACGAGCGGTTCCATCTCACCCTTGTTCGCTTTCAGGACCTCGAAGACCCCTCACCCATGCCTGCACCTGCCGGTGCGCGTCCAGTCTCAAGGCGTCGGAATCGCGGTCCTCCTGACTCAGGAAATCCACAACTTCACCTGGCCCGTAGCTGTCGAGGTACTCGAACTTCTGAGTGATCGCGGTGTAGGCACGCTGCGCGTCCGGATGATCCTGAAGGGCCCGGCAGGCTCGCCCCAGCGCTTCGGGACCCTGCGGGGCGTGGCGCACGGTGTAGTACACGTCATACGCGTCCTTCGGTTCCCGCCGGCCCAGCAGGGCGAGGCCTTTGAGGACCAGGAAGGCCTCTGGTCCCACCACGCGCAGGGTGGCGGCGTCTCGCCGGCCCCGACGGGTCCGCCCCTCTACGGTCACGTCCGAGGCATGCTGCAGGGCGAGGCCGATCCCTTTCATGGCCATGGTGCGCAGCCCCTTCACCAGCGGGGGGCGGTGCTTGTCCAACTTGACGCTATCGGGAATGAGTAGGTCGACCTCCACTTTGACGACGGGTGCCCCGTCGTTCAGATCGACGTCGGTGGCCATCTGGAAGGCCCGCAGGTCCGGATGCTCACCCGCTTCGTTGCGGTAGAAGCCCCCACCCTCCAGCAGCCGGATGACCTCGGCGTAAGCGTCCTCCTCTTTGAGTGTGGCAGCGTCCAGAGCGAGATCGATGTCCATGGTGCCCACGTGGGCTTCCTCGGCCGCGGTGAGGATCAGGGAGGGCACCAGACCGCCCACGATAACCAGCTGTTCGCGGTAAGGGCCGAGCAGGTGAGCGAGGTCAATCAGGACGCGGCGGACCGCTTCCGTCGAGCGTTCCTCATAGCCGCTGGCATGGTGTGGTTTCGTCATGGTGCCTCCTCGATGAGCGGCCATGAGGCGTAGAGTTTCTGCCCGTCCCACAAGGGACGCAGGTAGTTCTGCAGGAGTTTCTCCGCGCCTTCCCGGCCCCGGCTACCCTGTCGCCAGAGATCGACGAAGGTCTGTGCAGGACTGGCGGTCCACAGGCCGATCTTGATCTCCAGGCGGTCGACGAACACGCCGTCCTCCACAAAGTGAACGGTCAGGTTGCCGCCCTTATCGACCTCTTCCGCGTCCAGCCGTTTCGCGGCGCGGCGCCAGGCCTCCGGGGTGGTGTACAGGACGGTGCCTTTGGGGGTCACGAAGGGCGCCATCCACTCGGCGGCGCTGGCGGCCCCAAGCAGCACCTGCGTCTGCCCCGTTAGGCGTTCAATCACCTGCTTGCTGCTGTGCACGGTGTACGCACTCAATGTGGGTGCGGGTGTCGCCCTGGTCCACTCGGCCCAGTCGCGCAGCAGCCCCTCGGGGTCAGGGACCACGACGCCTCCGGCCGTGGTCTCCAGCCAGCCCTGGGTCA
This region includes:
- a CDS encoding nucleotidyl transferase AbiEii/AbiGii toxin family protein, producing MTKPHHASGYEERSTEAVRRVLIDLAHLLGPYREQLVIVGGLVPSLILTAAEEAHVGTMDIDLALDAATLKEEDAYAEVIRLLEGGGFYRNEAGEHPDLRAFQMATDVDLNDGAPVVKVEVDLLIPDSVKLDKHRPPLVKGLRTMAMKGIGLALQHASDVTVEGRTRRGRRDAATLRVVGPEAFLVLKGLALLGRREPKDAYDVYYTVRHAPQGPEALGRACRALQDHPDAQRAYTAITQKFEYLDSYGPGEVVDFLSQEDRDSDALRLDAHRQVQAWVRGLRGPESEQG